GACCTCGACCTTGCGGCTCCTCTGATCGGGCAGGGGCAAAAGATCGAATGCTGCACCTTCTACGAAGGCTCGGAGATCAAGGCCGAAGCCCGTTTCGATGCCACCGGCGCTGATTACCCCTTCGTTCTGGTGCTGCCCCAAAGCCGGCTTGAAAACGCCCTCCATGAGCGGCTTGAGGAAAAGGGAGTGGCGGTGCTGTGGAGTCATCGGCTCAATCGTCTGCAAGAAGAGGAAGACCGGCTTCGCTTCGAAGTCGAGCGCCTGCAGCGCGAGGAGGGAGCCGGGCACGGCGAGTGGATCGTTCAGGAGCGCATGACTGGAAACGCCCTCTTCGTAGCGGGCTGCGACGGCCATGATTCGCTGGTGCGGCGAAGCGTGGGAATCGCCTTCGAATCCATGGGTGAAGCCAAGCGGTTCGCCGTTTTCGAGTTTGCCGTCGATCCCGTCGTCGAGCCTCAGGAATCTTGCTCTCCGCGCCAGTCGGTGATCTTGTGGGAGGGCAAATGGAGCGTGGTGTGGCCCATGGGACGAGGACGCTTCCGCTGCGGATTTCAACTGGATGAGCCGCAGCGTTATTCGGAGCCGCGGGAAAAGTCGCGCCAGGCCCTGGAGGTGGTCTTCCCCACCATGGGACGCCGCGACCTGAGACGTTTGATCGTTGAGCGGGCCCCCTGGTTCGACCACTCGGTGGGCGACCTGCTGTGGTCGGCGGTGCTGCGCTTCGAGCGGCGCCTGGCCCAGACTTTTCACCGGGGACGCGCCGTGCTGGCCGGCGACGCCGCCCATCTGGCCCTGCCGGTGGGCGTGCAGAGCATGAACTCGGGACTGGCCGAGGCCCGCGACCTGGCCGGACGCCTTTACCGCATCCTGCGCCAGGATGCCGACCAGTCGCTGCTGCGCGAATACTCGCGGGTCCACCACCAGCAGTGGAAACACATCCTGCAGGAACAGCCGGCCGGAACCCAGCCTCCCGACCGGCCCCTCAACTGGGTGCAGCGCCACGCCGCCCAAGTCCGCGACTGCCTTCCCGCCTCGGGTCTCCAACTAGACCAACTGATGCGCCTGCTTTCCGGCTCCAGCCAGGGATAGGATAGGACGGACCCTTCAAGCGGGTGATAGAATCGAGCCCATGAGCGCCAAGAGTACGGATGAGCCTGCCCGGTCCTCCACCCGTCCCGACCATCCTTATCAAGACGGCGTTGATGTGACCCTGATCCGCTGGATGTTGACCCTAACCCCGACCCAACGCCTCCAAGTACTGCAAGATTTCGTCAACGACGCCTACCTGGCCCAGAAGAACTTGACCAAGAGATAGCATGTCAGCCACGCGTCCCGCCCAGTTCCTTTCCATGCTTAAGGTCCTCTCCGATCACGGTGTCGAGTTCATTGTTGTGGGGGGCGTATGCGGGGTCCTTCAGGGCGCTTCCCTGTCCACTTTCGATTTAGATATCGATCGTGGAGTCGTTGCCTGTCCGCATCCTGACGCTGGAGAAGGTGATCGAGGTGAAGGAGGCCGCCGGCGCCGACAAGGATCGCTACGGCCTACGCATCCTCAGGCGCGTCTTGGAGGAGCGTGACAAGGCCTCTAAAAGCGAAGAATGAGGCCTCAAGCGAGCAGGCGGGAGGTTTGCAGGAGACGGGATTCCTGGAAGTGGGGGGCCGTCAGTTGCAGGGCCTGGGGCAAGCCTGAAGGACCTGCGGGCAGGGGCACGGAGAGGGCCGGCAGGCCGGTCAGGTTGGCGGTTACCGTATAGATGTCAGAAAGATACATCTGCCAGGGATCAGAGGTCTTCTCGCCCAGCTTGAAGGGCGGCGTCGGGGTCACCGGTCCGGCGATCAGGTCGACCGTCTCAAAGGCCTTGAGGTGGTCTTGCAGAAGCACCCGCCGGGTCTTGGCGGCTTTGCTGTAGAAGGCCTCGATGTAGCCGGCGCTGAGCACGAAAGTCCCCAGCATGATGCGGCGCTTGACCTCTTCGCCGAATCCCTGAGTGCGGGTGCGGCGGTACATGTCGGCCAGGTCGCGGGGATTCTCGGCCCGCAGCCCGTAGCGAACGCCGTCGTAGCGCATCAGGTTTGAAGAAGCTTCGGCCGGAGCCACGATGTAATAGGCCTCGATGGCGTAGGAAGTGTGGGGCAGGCTGATTTCTTCAATCTGGCAGCCCTGGGCCTGCAGCTTCTCGAGGGCCGCTTCAACGGCTTCCTTGACCTCGGCGTCAGGACCTGTCCCGGCCTCGTCCCCCATCCACTGGCGGGGGACGCCGATGCGGAGCGGCTGCGGATCGTGCTGCAATTCCTCGCTGAAATCGGGTGCAGGACGGGCCGAGGTGGTGGCGTCGTTGGGATCTTGCCCGGCCAGCACGTCCAAGAGCAGGGCCGCGTCGGAGGCGTCGCGGGTGATGGGCCCGATCTGGTCGAGGGAGGAGCCGAAGGCGATCAGGCCGTAGCGGGAGACGCGCCCGTAGGTGGGCTTGAGTCCGCTGACCCCGCAAAAGGCCGCCGGCTGGCGGATCGATCCCCCGGTGTCCGAGCCCAGGGCGGCCGGCGCCAGGCGGGCGGCCACCGCGGCCGCCGATCCGCCCGAGGATCCGCCGGGCACCCGCTGCCGGTCGTGAGGATTTCGGGTCGGGAAAAAGGCCGAGTTCTCGGTACTCGACCCCATGGCGAACTCGTCCATGTTGGTCTTGCCCAAAATCACCGCACCCGCCTGGCGCAGCCGGCTGACCACGGCGGCGTCGTAAGGCGGAATGAAATCCTCAAGGATCCTGGACCCCGCGCTGGTGCGCAGCCCGCGGGTCACGATGTTGTCTTTGAGAGCGACGGGAAGACCAGCCAGCGGCCCGGCTTCCCGGGGCGAACGGGCGAGGACTTTATCGGCCTCGCGGGCTTGGTCAAGGGCCTCTTCTTCATCGACCGTCAAGTAGCAGCCCAATTCCCGGTCGTGAAGGCCGATCTGCTGCAAATAGGCCTGGCACACCTCAACCGCCTTGACCTGACCCGACCTGATGCGGTCACACAGTTGGCGGGCAGTCAGTTCCAGCAGGGAGTTGGACATAAACGGTTTCCATTACTCGGCGAACGGCTCAGGACTCGATCACCCGGGGGACGCGGAACTGTCCGTCGACCTCTTCTGGGGCGTTCTCCAGCGCTTCCTCGCGGGTCAGCACGGGACGCGTCTCGTCCTCCCGCAGGTCCTCGCTCAGTTCCTCGCCCGGCAGTCCGTGATACATAGGTTCGATCCCTTGGGTATCGAGTTCCTCCAGGCGGGCGATGTGATCCAGAATCTCGCGGAAGCGGGGGACGAATTCCTCCATTTGCTCCGGGGAGT
The sequence above is drawn from the Acidobacteriota bacterium genome and encodes:
- a CDS encoding FAD-dependent monooxygenase, yielding MASGWQRETEVLVVGAGPVGLLTALSLSEEGVKVQVVDEGPRPTERSYALALHSGSLGLLDDLDLAAPLIGQGQKIECCTFYEGSEIKAEARFDATGADYPFVLVLPQSRLENALHERLEEKGVAVLWSHRLNRLQEEEDRLRFEVERLQREEGAGHGEWIVQERMTGNALFVAGCDGHDSLVRRSVGIAFESMGEAKRFAVFEFAVDPVVEPQESCSPRQSVILWEGKWSVVWPMGRGRFRCGFQLDEPQRYSEPREKSRQALEVVFPTMGRRDLRRLIVERAPWFDHSVGDLLWSAVLRFERRLAQTFHRGRAVLAGDAAHLALPVGVQSMNSGLAEARDLAGRLYRILRQDADQSLLREYSRVHHQQWKHILQEQPAGTQPPDRPLNWVQRHAAQVRDCLPASGLQLDQLMRLLSGSSQG
- the gatA gene encoding Asp-tRNA(Asn)/Glu-tRNA(Gln) amidotransferase subunit GatA gives rise to the protein MSNSLLELTARQLCDRIRSGQVKAVEVCQAYLQQIGLHDRELGCYLTVDEEEALDQAREADKVLARSPREAGPLAGLPVALKDNIVTRGLRTSAGSRILEDFIPPYDAAVVSRLRQAGAVILGKTNMDEFAMGSSTENSAFFPTRNPHDRQRVPGGSSGGSAAAVAARLAPAALGSDTGGSIRQPAAFCGVSGLKPTYGRVSRYGLIAFGSSLDQIGPITRDASDAALLLDVLAGQDPNDATTSARPAPDFSEELQHDPQPLRIGVPRQWMGDEAGTGPDAEVKEAVEAALEKLQAQGCQIEEISLPHTSYAIEAYYIVAPAEASSNLMRYDGVRYGLRAENPRDLADMYRRTRTQGFGEEVKRRIMLGTFVLSAGYIEAFYSKAAKTRRVLLQDHLKAFETVDLIAGPVTPTPPFKLGEKTSDPWQMYLSDIYTVTANLTGLPALSVPLPAGPSGLPQALQLTAPHFQESRLLQTSRLLA
- the gatC gene encoding Asp-tRNA(Asn)/Glu-tRNA(Gln) amidotransferase subunit GatC — protein: MKISRDEVEKIAALAHLEYSPEQMEEFVPRFREILDHIARLEELDTQGIEPMYHGLPGEELSEDLREDETRPVLTREEALENAPEEVDGQFRVPRVIES